AAACTGCGCATTAAAATCGCTTATCTCTTTGGCTAATTTTCTAATCTCACTCTCATCCATCTTTTTAACAAGATCACGCATCAGCACATTTACTTTCTCTTTGTTTTTATAAGCGTTTATCATCTTATAAATTTCATCCTCGCTCTTTGTTAGAAGAGATGGTCCGATGATGCCGTTTGCATAGTCGTCGTGGCAGGCTGAGCACTTAGTGATGAAGTCCTTGCTAAGTCTGCCCTTTATAAGCCTTAAATTTATACTTTGAAGCGGGCTTTTTACCATGGCAAGCGCTCCGATCTGGCGGCTTACGTTGTTATCTTCAAGTCCAAATTTAACGCTTTTTTCGCCGTGCATATCGTATTTTATAAATTCATTTTGCTTATTTGCACTCTCGTTGTTTTCATTTTTTTCGACCTTTATGCTAGCGCTTGTCGCCACCTTTGCGCCTTGCTCGCTAGCAGCCTCTTGCGCTTTGTCCTCACTCTTTTCACAGCCGACAAATAGCAACGCAGCAGCTATTAAAGGTATTATTGCTCTCATTTTTTCTCCTTGTAAATTTCATCATAGCTCATCTTTGGGGCGATATTTATGATCTTTGCTGGGCAGACCTCAGCACAAACGCCACAACCTACGCAGCCATTTTTTATGAGCGGCAAATTTGCCTCGCTCATTGCTATCGCGCTATCGCCAACTGGGCAAAGCGTGACGCAAAGATCGCAAATTTGACCGATCTTGCCTTTTATCTTATCTTTTAGCGCCTCTTCTCTGTCGTTATAGGCTTTGCGATCAAGCAGATGCTTAACGCCAGCTTCGCTTAAATTTTCTCTTTTCACGCTCAAACAGGCAGCCGTGTCACTTAAAACTGCAACGCCCATTTTGACATCGCCCACGACCTTTGTCGCGTGATCGAGCGCACCGCTAGGACAGGCTAGCACGCATGGGAAAAGGTCGCACAAGTAGCAACCTCGCTCTTTGGCGTCGATGTGAGCTGAGCCACTTGAGTAGCCATCTTCTATATCAAGTAAGCTTATGCTGTGATATGGGCAGACTTGCACGCACTGACCGCATTTTACGCAAAGATCATCAAAGTCATCAACAGCACCTGGCGGTCTAAGATAGAGCTT
This genomic stretch from Campylobacter concisus harbors:
- a CDS encoding c-type cytochrome; translation: MRAIIPLIAAALLFVGCEKSEDKAQEAASEQGAKVATSASIKVEKNENNESANKQNEFIKYDMHGEKSVKFGLEDNNVSRQIGALAMVKSPLQSINLRLIKGRLSKDFITKCSACHDDYANGIIGPSLLTKSEDEIYKMINAYKNKEKVNVLMRDLVKKMDESEIRKLAKEISDFNAQFRSKQ
- a CDS encoding 4Fe-4S dicluster domain-containing protein, yielding MDRRNFMIIGSAAAVAGYAIGKFLPKSSGDKLYLRPPGAVDDFDDLCVKCGQCVQVCPYHSISLLDIEDGYSSGSAHIDAKERGCYLCDLFPCVLACPSGALDHATKVVGDVKMGVAVLSDTAACLSVKRENLSEAGVKHLLDRKAYNDREEALKDKIKGKIGQICDLCVTLCPVGDSAIAMSEANLPLIKNGCVGCGVCAEVCPAKIINIAPKMSYDEIYKEKK